AAATATCAATACCACCTTTTTGACTTAACCAACTTTGTACTGCTAATGCTTGTTGTTCCGATAATTTGAGATTATCACCTTCACTACCTACAGAATCAGTATGTCCTAAGACTTGCAACCAAGTATGAGGATAGTGATTGGTAATAAACTGACTAACTTGAGTGAGTACTTTATCTGCCTTTGGACGAACTTGATCTTTCCCAGAGACGAATAAAATATCAACTGGCAAAGTAATTATCGTTAAGTCTTTATTTTCCTGAACGCGGATTTTTGAACATGTAATTTCTGAAAATTTAACCTCTGGAAATATCTCTTCCGGAAAATTGACATAAGGCGTTGGAATTTCAGAAAATACTATTCTTTCTAA
Above is a genomic segment from Fischerella sp. JS2 containing:
- a CDS encoding OmpA family protein; this encodes MHLLRLTTYLINVLIFGAAGNFVLSFPANFQVNFSSNQVLAKQYRKMQGLERIVFSEIPTPYVNFPEEIFPEVKFSEITCSKIRVQENKDLTIITLPVDILFVSGKDQVRPKADKVLTQVSQFITNHYPHTWLQVLGHTDSVGSEGDNLKLSEQQALAVQSWLSQKGGIDISLITKQGYGETQPIAPNNNSDGSDNPVGRRNNRRIEIVIQKKADHV